TATTATTTTCCCATTTTAAAGTATTTAAGACATACCCTAAAGCGTCTGCATTATATCTACCAGCAATTTTTTGGTATGCCAACAGCTCATACACTCCATCTGAATCGAAATCCACAGGATATAATCCACTTATCGGATTTACAAACCCGTTGATTGGGACCTTTAATTTTCCGTTTGCATAATATATTTCATTTAAATAATCAAGTCCCCTATTAGAGATATCAATAATGTATTTTTGTTTATTTGTTTTACTAATAACTTCAACCTTATAATTGTCTTTATATATAACATCATATTTGTATAACTCGTTATATACATTAAAGTCTAACAGCAAATGTTCTTTATTATTAATAAACGAATAAATGTAATAATACATTATTCCACCGCTGCCACCTGAATTAATACCTATCAAAATATCATCTACATGGTTACCTGTAAAATCGCCCAAAAATATCGTAGGGTTGTATCCATCATTATCACTAAATGTTATATTAGTAAACTCACCTGTCATGCCATTGTGTATTTCAAGTGTTATGTTTTCAATGAATTGACTACCATATGTTTTTATACCTGTTAAATACACATTATCAGGTATTCTATCCCCATTTACATCTCCACTTGCATAAGCTACAATCGTTGGCTTTATCATATTATCTCTAGAATAATTATTATACATAACGGCTCCTTTGTTTTATAAGCTTTATATAATATCTTATGATACTTTCTTTGAAAATTTACAATTATTTTATTAATAAAAAACTATTAGCTATAGAATAAACATATTAAAAAGTGTTTATCCTATAGCTAATTTTTCATAATATAAAACTTACAATATAGTTCTTAACTGCTGAATGTGAGTAATTACATATTCCATACATCCCATACCCATTGAAAAAACAGCTAAGATTATTATTAGAATTATTGCAGCAAAATCATACTTCATTATCTCATCCTTGTTTATTAAATATCCTACAATAATTTCTACTCCAAGAAGAACTAAAATTACCGGCCACATTGATGCTAGTCTTAAATAATTAATACTTGGATATATTAATCTGAGCAAAAACATTACCCCAAACATAACTAAAACTATTCCAGTAGTAAAAGTCCCAACTCGGCGTCCCTTAATCATTCATATCACACTCCTTTTTCTTACCTATAATAAGTTTTGCACCTATAACAACTATTACTACACCTATTATTATCTGAGGAGCCATCCTTGTTACATTTCTTATAACATTATATACATCTCCAGGAATATATCCAGCTAAGCTATTAATAATATTGTCAAAAATTAAGTATCCACCAAGAAGCACTAATAATATTCCTGAAAACAATGCATGTTTTTTTAATATATCTTTATCTACTTTTACCAGTTCATCAAGAGAAAATAAGTAGTTATCCTCTAAAAGTAAAAATTCTTCATCAGTTGCATACCTTTTGTTTAAGCAATCAAAAAACGAATAAAACCATATCAACGGTGCAACGAAAAGAATTGGTCCTATAGAAAGAAAACTCGAAAGAAATATTATGAAGAAAAACATTGTCATTAGTGATAATCCCATCTTCATGAACCCCATATACATGTGCCCAGCCCCAGGCAAAAGTGAAAACCCAAAAGTTAAAAATTTATTTTTTTCCTTTTTCATTGTCGAATACCTCCATATTAATTATTTTTTTAGAAAAATTGTTAAGACTTGCATTAATTGTGTTTATTGAGCTTAAACTTATAGGATTTACATCCAATGGTTTATTAGCTATAAAATTTAATGAATTTGAAAAAACAAATATTAATGCTATACTTGCTGCAGTTATTACCCTAAGAGAGTAAAATATAAACTGAGTATTACTTTCTTTTTTCTTTTTTATTTTGCTTATCACCTCTTGCTCAAATCCTAAAGGAGCATCCGCAAGTTCATTATTACTAAAAGCATCTGCTAAAACATCTGCGCAGGTTTCACACAAACATATATGCTCTGACATTAAAACTAGTTCATTATCACTTAGGGAACCCTCTTTAAACCTTTGTATCAATATTTTAGTTATATGTCCATTTTCATTGAATAATGTACAACTCACATAAACTCCTCCTTCCATAAATTTTTAAGAAGTTTTTTTGATCTATAAAGATGGGTTTGCAATGTTTTTAAACTTATCCCTGTATCTTTTGCCATATCTGAGAGTTTAATAGCTTCACAAAAATAATTTACTGCAACAGTTCTATAAGGCTCTTTTAATCTTTCACATAAATTGTGTATTTTTTTCTTACTACATCTTTCTAAAAGCATATCCTCTGGAGTACCCCCCTTATCTTTCAAAGATTCAAAATCTTCATCAGACAAGCTAAAAATCACTCTTGCAGGACTTTTAAGAAAGTCTTTGCATTTATTTATAGCAATTCTTGTAATCCAGGCCTTAAAATTAACTCCATCAAATTTACTATAATTCGTATATGCAGACAAAAATGTTTGTTGTGCCAAATCTTCTGCATCAAAGTAACCCTTAGTAAACGATAGACAAATAGTGATGATTAAACGTTCATATTGTTTTATATAGTTTGAAAATTCTTCCTCTTGAATAACCATCATCCCCCCCTTTTGTCCCTACACATAATATAACGATTAAAAAATAAAAAACACTTCAAATATAAAATAATATATTTTATATTTATATTAATTTTAAAATTGATTGTCCATAAATTTAGCATTAGTACATATAAAATATGCACAAATTTTATTAATATTCATAATATATTAGTAGATATTAATACTATAGGAGTTAAACATAATGAGTAAGAAAGTATCAATTACTCTACCAGATCATGTATATAGCCTTGCGTTAAAAAAATCCAAATTAACTCATGGGGAAAATAATTTCTCCGCTTATTTGCGTGAGATAGTATGCAAAGAATTTACATCGGATGAGCTTAATATAGAGCTAATAAAACTTAGTGAACCACTATGGCTTGGGATTACAAAGACTGCTGATTATAGATCTACTTGTCAGGTATGTAAAAATCAAATTTCTCCTGGAGACGTGATTTGTTATACAGACTTAGGATTTCAAGAAGTCTATAAAAATTGGGTCCATAAAAATTGTTGCAGAAAAGAATAAAATGACTATATCAAAATAATTCAAATAATTATTTTGATATAGTCAATCTTTTATTGAAGTCAAATCAAATTTCCGTTTTCCAACTAAAATGTATTAGCTTTCTAATTCTTAAAGCTATGTATAGGTGCGGGAATTCTTCCACCACGATTTATAAAATCGTTACTTGAGAATTCACTTACCTTCATAACTGGAGCACGTCCAAGAAGTCCACCAAATTCTACTGAGTCCCCAACTTTCTTACCTGGAGCTGGTATTAACCTTGTTGCAGTAGTTTTATTATTAATCATTCCAATTGCACACTCATCTGCAATAATTGCTGATATTGTTTCTGCAGAAGTATCTCCTGGAATAGCGATCATATCAAGGCCTACTGAACAAACGCAAGTCATAGCTTCGAGTTTCTCAATGTTTAAAGCTCCTTTTTCTACGGCTTCAATCATTCCCTCATCCTCACTTACTGGTATAAATGCTCCACTTAAACCACCAACGCAGCCAGAGGCCATTATTCCACCCTTTTTAACTGCATCATTAAGCATTGCTAGTGCACAAGTTGTTCCATGAGTTCCACATACTTCAAGTCCCATTTCCTCAAGTATTCTAGCAACACTATCACCTATTGCAGGTGTTGGTGCCAATGATAAATCTACAATACCAAAAGGTACATCTAACCTTTTGGCAGCTTCCATTCCAACTAATTGACCCATTCTTGTTATCTTAAATGCAGTTTTCTTTATTACCTCAGCTACAACGCCAAAGTCAGCACCCCTTACTTTTTCGAGGGCAACTTTTACTGTACCAGGGCCACTTATTCCTACATTTAAAGTACACTCAGGTTCTCCAACTCCGTGGAAAGCTCCTGCCATAAAAGGATTATCATCTACTGCATTTGCAAAGACTACGATTTTCGCGCAACCAAGCCCATCACGATCGGCAGTAAGCCTTGCAGCTTCCTTAATAACTTGACCCATTTCGCGAACTCCATCCATATTAATTCCAACCTTAGAACTTGCAACACTCACAGATGAGCATACTCTCTCTGTAACCCTCATAGCTTCTGGTATAGAAGATATAAGCCTATGATCACCAGTAGTATACCCCTTATGAATCAATGCAGAAAATCCTCCAATAAAGTTTACTCCTAGTTCATTTGCAATCTTATCAAGCATTATTGCATACTCTACATAGTTTTCATCATTAGACGCTCCTGCAATCAAAGAAATTGGAGTAACTGAGATTCTTTTATTTATTATTGGTACTCCATATTCAAGAGCCAAATCATCGCCTACCTTAACTAAGTTTCCAGCAAGTCTCATAATCTTTTCATAAATTCTAGCCCTAGCTCTTTTACCATCAGAATCACAACAGTCGAGTAGAGATATCCCCATAGTAAGTGTTCTAATATCTAACTTTTCATCATCTAACATTTTTACTGTTTCCATTATTTGATTAATATTCACTTTCTACCTCCTATACAAGATGCATTGAATTAAATACATCCTCATGTTGCATTTTTATTGAAACTTTTAACTCTTTACCCATCGTAATTAATAATTCGCTTAGTTCCTTTGAAGAAATATTAATATTAGCTAAATCCACAAGCATTACCATAGTAAAAAATTCTTGCATAATAGTTTGACTAATGTCTAAAATATTAGCATTTTTTTCAAATAATAAATTGGATACATTTGCAATGATACCTACTCTATCTTTCCCAATTACAGTTAATACAGCCTTCATTTTTCTCCTCCTTTTTTAATCACAAAAAAAAGCCGAATAGATAATACTCGACCCTTGAAATCAATATTATCCCCTGTCCTTTTACCTGAGAGTTTCACTAGTTTTCACAAGCTTGCTCCTTCGGTGCTCAATTCGAGTCTCTCCAAGGGCTCGTCCTATAACAGTCATATCCGTGCGGTACCTAAAAGATTTACTTTTTTGGTGTATAGATATTCTATACTCTTCTGCTATAATCATCCGAACTATTTAGTTGTAAGTTATTATTGTTATAATAACAGTTTTACTAACTAATATCAACATATTATATTAATTTCTCTATTTAGGACATTAAAAAAGATGCCTCTAAAGGCACCTTTTAAGAATATCTTATATTTGATTTGCTTTAATCTTTATTTCTGACGAAATACTTGGATTAAATACATGTTCTATTCTAGGTAGCGATATTCCTAGTGTTTCACGAAGAACATCCTCTACTGTTTCTACCGTTTTAATAGTTAACAAACTTCTAACTTCTTCAGGCACATCCTTTAGGTCAACTAAATTCTCCTTAGGAATTAATATTTTTGTTATACCTGCCCTTTGAGCTCCAATTAACTTTTCCTTAAGTCCACCAATTGGTAGTACTGCTCCTCTTAAAGTTATTTCTCCTGTCATTGCAAGTTTTGGATCCACCTTTATTCCTGTAACCAATGACGCAAGTGCAGTGAACAATGTAATTCCAGCTGATGGACCATCTTTAGGAACAGATCCTGATGGAACATGAATATGAAGATCTCTTTCCTTAAAGTTTATAGAATTCATTGGTAACCTTGATTTAAGTAAACTTAAAGATATCCTTGCAGACTCCTTCATAACATCTCCTAGTT
This window of the Clostridium estertheticum genome carries:
- a CDS encoding PFL family protein — protein: MNINQIMETVKMLDDEKLDIRTLTMGISLLDCCDSDGKRARARIYEKIMRLAGNLVKVGDDLALEYGVPIINKRISVTPISLIAGASNDENYVEYAIMLDKIANELGVNFIGGFSALIHKGYTTGDHRLISSIPEAMRVTERVCSSVSVASSKVGINMDGVREMGQVIKEAARLTADRDGLGCAKIVVFANAVDDNPFMAGAFHGVGEPECTLNVGISGPGTVKVALEKVRGADFGVVAEVIKKTAFKITRMGQLVGMEAAKRLDVPFGIVDLSLAPTPAIGDSVARILEEMGLEVCGTHGTTCALAMLNDAVKKGGIMASGCVGGLSGAFIPVSEDEGMIEAVEKGALNIEKLEAMTCVCSVGLDMIAIPGDTSAETISAIIADECAIGMINNKTTATRLIPAPGKKVGDSVEFGGLLGRAPVMKVSEFSSNDFINRGGRIPAPIHSFKN
- a CDS encoding RNA polymerase sigma factor, with the translated sequence MMVIQEEEFSNYIKQYERLIITICLSFTKGYFDAEDLAQQTFLSAYTNYSKFDGVNFKAWITRIAINKCKDFLKSPARVIFSLSDEDFESLKDKGGTPEDMLLERCSKKKIHNLCERLKEPYRTVAVNYFCEAIKLSDMAKDTGISLKTLQTHLYRSKKLLKNLWKEEFM
- a CDS encoding VCBS repeat-containing protein, with protein sequence MYNNYSRDNMIKPTIVAYASGDVNGDRIPDNVYLTGIKTYGSQFIENITLEIHNGMTGEFTNITFSDNDGYNPTIFLGDFTGNHVDDILIGINSGGSGGIMYYYIYSFINNKEHLLLDFNVYNELYKYDVIYKDNYKVEVISKTNKQKYIIDISNRGLDYLNEIYYANGKLKVPINGFVNPISGLYPVDFDSDGVYELLAYQKIAGRYNADALGYVLNTLKWENNKFDLYNQNIAIFGAEI
- a CDS encoding LiaI-LiaF-like domain-containing protein yields the protein MIKGRRVGTFTTGIVLVMFGVMFLLRLIYPSINYLRLASMWPVILVLLGVEIIVGYLINKDEIMKYDFAAIILIIILAVFSMGMGCMEYVITHIQQLRTIL
- a CDS encoding ACT domain-containing protein encodes the protein MKAVLTVIGKDRVGIIANVSNLLFEKNANILDISQTIMQEFFTMVMLVDLANINISSKELSELLITMGKELKVSIKMQHEDVFNSMHLV